A portion of the Paenibacillus hamazuiensis genome contains these proteins:
- a CDS encoding DUF2334 domain-containing protein — translation MLLLRRLAKGWYIGRRSRWMRYIAAMTTVSLLFTAVHIITVEGGSNMPKFVIMRLEDIGPGGQYGSVEQLGKLRAVLELLQKNNAAYHLAVIPRWIDYPADGSRYDVSLDQTNNPYVQAFDRLLQQSVQSGAVLGMHGYTHQVGSVRRDDGHHESGIGNEFNENNMEETTTAAFAYPRLQEGLRILEAAGFQPTFWEAPHYRSTAEQDAMFRNYFGLNYQAEVQAHRGAPAAFYMNERNTGYGVSTLGAAYVPTPFDYIAYNKDEKVILDRLGKSDNINSFFYHPFLEFKHLIPVTDSEGNPVIRDGLPEYVYPAQDKSNLQKLLAGLKAKGYRFYSIHDYVPFTPAHSVTVGSAKEAKLAVGDVTGDRQTDIVRWDTVTGDVTVTACDFKKRRNAEQTAPQRWTNIKYQSGAAMALSDTVTQGSRDLYVAQPDGRLLRYASDGSGFVFAQSWTIPPLSWGKLTVQTQPNGDVLLFGLSKDNMQLNGLLRSGNKIKPLKPFKFKTAAKTEPLSRRIDDRTMSVFVPREDDVTGLELTIDQAAMQWTARKAFLSIPNEDGDIRFGDFNGDGREDILRADITEMRYTVYLQEKNGEYRMLSTFGPWGKAGERLIAADFDGNGKTDLAVTGSGDPYLDIALSFESGS, via the coding sequence ATGTTGTTGTTAAGGCGGCTGGCCAAGGGTTGGTACATAGGGAGACGAAGCCGGTGGATGCGCTATATCGCGGCGATGACTACGGTAAGTTTGCTGTTTACGGCGGTTCATATTATTACGGTCGAAGGCGGCTCCAACATGCCGAAATTTGTCATTATGAGGCTGGAGGACATCGGTCCGGGCGGACAATACGGTTCGGTCGAGCAGCTCGGGAAGCTGAGGGCGGTGCTGGAGCTGCTGCAAAAAAACAACGCCGCTTACCATCTCGCCGTCATCCCGCGGTGGATCGATTACCCGGCGGACGGCAGCCGTTACGACGTATCGCTAGACCAGACGAATAACCCGTACGTGCAGGCGTTCGACCGGCTGCTGCAGCAGTCGGTGCAAAGCGGAGCCGTGCTCGGCATGCACGGGTACACGCACCAGGTGGGCAGCGTTCGGCGCGATGACGGGCATCACGAGAGCGGGATCGGCAACGAGTTTAACGAGAACAATATGGAAGAGACGACAACGGCGGCCTTTGCTTATCCGCGGCTTCAGGAGGGGCTTCGCATTCTGGAGGCGGCCGGCTTTCAGCCGACGTTTTGGGAAGCGCCGCATTACCGTTCGACGGCGGAGCAGGATGCGATGTTCCGCAACTATTTCGGGCTGAACTACCAGGCCGAGGTGCAGGCGCACCGCGGGGCGCCGGCGGCTTTTTACATGAACGAGCGCAACACCGGATACGGGGTATCGACGCTCGGGGCGGCATACGTGCCGACACCGTTCGACTATATCGCTTATAACAAAGACGAGAAGGTCATCCTCGATCGCCTCGGCAAATCGGATAACATCAACTCGTTCTTTTACCATCCGTTTCTCGAATTCAAGCATTTGATACCGGTCACCGACAGCGAAGGCAACCCGGTGATCCGCGACGGGCTTCCCGAATATGTTTATCCGGCTCAGGACAAAAGCAATTTGCAGAAGCTGCTGGCAGGTTTAAAGGCTAAAGGGTACCGTTTTTATTCGATTCATGATTATGTGCCTTTTACACCCGCTCACAGCGTGACGGTAGGCTCGGCCAAAGAGGCGAAGCTCGCGGTGGGCGATGTGACCGGGGACCGGCAGACGGACATTGTCAGGTGGGATACGGTGACGGGGGATGTGACGGTAACGGCATGCGACTTTAAAAAGCGGCGAAACGCCGAACAGACCGCCCCGCAGCGGTGGACGAACATCAAATACCAGAGCGGCGCGGCGATGGCTTTGAGCGATACGGTCACGCAAGGCTCGCGCGACTTGTACGTCGCTCAGCCGGACGGAAGGCTGCTAAGGTACGCAAGCGACGGCAGCGGGTTCGTATTTGCGCAAAGCTGGACGATTCCGCCTCTAAGCTGGGGGAAGCTGACGGTGCAGACGCAGCCGAACGGCGATGTTTTGCTGTTCGGTTTGTCGAAGGACAACATGCAGTTGAACGGGCTGCTCAGGTCGGGCAATAAGATCAAGCCGCTGAAGCCGTTCAAGTTCAAAACGGCGGCAAAAACCGAACCGCTCTCCCGCAGGATTGACGATCGGACCATGAGCGTGTTTGTGCCCCGGGAAGACGACGTAACCGGGCTGGAGCTGACGATCGATCAGGCTGCGATGCAGTGGACGGCGAGAAAGGCATTCCTGAGCATCCCGAACGAAGACGGTGACATTCGGTTCGGCGATTTTAACGGCGACGGCAGAGAGGACATTTTGCGCGCCGATATAACGGAGATGCGCTACACCGTATACCTTCAGGAGAAAAACGGCGAATACCGCATGCTTTCGACGTTCGGGCCTTGGGGCAAAGCGGGCGAACGGCTCATCGCGGCGGATTTCGACGGCAACGGCAAAACCGATCTGGCTGTCACCGGCAGCGGGGATCCTTATCTGGATATCGCTCTTTCCTTTGAATCGGGAAGTTGA
- a CDS encoding MATE family efflux transporter, with protein sequence MFTNWKLILGLAIPSVVSFASATVTGTINLIMVGHMGALVIAIVGVSNIICYNAWALCSGIGNSINYLVAQNYGAGDMKKGIQRTYIALYLCLAVVLLILLAGYAAPGAILRLMGGSEELVAAGTDYLCLRLYAVAATTAGFVFHGFFRGIGDTRTPMVLSLAGNAAMIGFTYVLTYGRFGFPELGLWGAGLAVLLGELVNVIGCMYVYFVRLHRRFGTRARVASDRAEAKLIAAESGKLGMQEVAMSLSMFVFTMFVTRLGTHALAANEVALNVMSFGFMPAFAFGATATILVGQEIGKGQPLEARRMGTDVAVLGSLFLFVLGLAEFVFAGPVARIYTDDPAVYELTAQLIRISAFMQIFDGLLNFYAGGLRGIGDTTFLLRTSFLLSWLVFIPLTYALTFMLDLHSVGSWIALYAFLALFAVSVMLRFYRTDWSAVVIKEAGHG encoded by the coding sequence ATGTTTACGAATTGGAAGCTTATTCTCGGACTCGCGATTCCGTCGGTCGTCTCCTTTGCTTCGGCAACGGTGACGGGCACGATCAACCTGATCATGGTCGGGCATATGGGGGCGCTGGTTATCGCGATCGTCGGCGTTTCCAACATCATTTGCTATAACGCCTGGGCGCTGTGCTCGGGGATCGGCAACTCGATCAATTATTTGGTCGCGCAAAATTACGGGGCAGGGGATATGAAAAAAGGGATCCAGCGCACTTATATCGCACTTTATTTATGCCTTGCGGTCGTGCTGCTCATTTTGCTGGCCGGCTATGCCGCGCCCGGCGCGATATTGCGGCTGATGGGCGGCTCGGAGGAATTGGTCGCCGCAGGCACGGACTACTTGTGCCTGCGGCTGTATGCGGTTGCCGCGACGACCGCCGGCTTTGTGTTCCACGGCTTTTTTCGCGGCATCGGCGATACGCGCACGCCGATGGTGCTGTCGCTGGCGGGGAACGCGGCGATGATCGGGTTTACTTACGTGCTGACCTACGGTCGTTTCGGCTTTCCCGAACTGGGCCTGTGGGGTGCGGGGCTCGCCGTGCTGCTTGGAGAGCTGGTCAACGTAATCGGCTGCATGTATGTGTATTTCGTGCGGCTTCATCGGCGGTTCGGCACGAGGGCTCGCGTGGCTAGCGACCGGGCGGAAGCGAAACTGATTGCCGCGGAAAGCGGCAAGCTCGGCATGCAGGAAGTGGCGATGAGCCTTTCGATGTTTGTGTTTACGATGTTTGTCACCCGCTTAGGCACCCATGCGCTTGCGGCCAATGAGGTGGCGCTCAACGTGATGAGCTTCGGCTTTATGCCGGCGTTCGCTTTCGGCGCGACGGCGACGATTCTCGTCGGGCAGGAAATCGGCAAAGGCCAGCCTCTCGAAGCGCGGCGCATGGGTACGGATGTGGCGGTGCTGGGCAGCTTGTTTTTGTTCGTGCTCGGGCTCGCCGAATTCGTCTTCGCCGGGCCGGTGGCGCGCATCTATACGGACGATCCGGCGGTTTACGAGCTGACGGCGCAGCTGATCCGCATTTCCGCGTTTATGCAAATATTCGACGGGCTGCTCAATTTTTACGCTGGCGGGCTCAGGGGGATCGGAGATACGACGTTTTTGCTGCGCACCTCGTTTCTGCTCAGCTGGCTCGTGTTTATTCCGCTGACGTATGCGCTCACTTTTATGCTGGACCTTCACAGCGTCGGTTCGTGGATAGCCTTGTATGCGTTTCTCGCGTTGTTTGCGGTTTCGGTGATGCTGCGTTTTTACCGCACCGATTGGTCCGCGGTGGTTATTAAGGAGGCCGGTCATGGCTGA